The Streptomyces sp. GSL17-111 region GTGCGGGGAACGTGTCCCACTCGCCCGCTGGCGTCGCCGCCGGAGCCGGGACGGTGGCGGCGGGCTCGGGAAGGGGCGGCTGGGCGATGAGTTCCTGGGGGACCAGCACGACGACACCGGTGCCGCCGCGTGAGGACGGCCGAAAGCTGACCGTGAGCCGGTGCTTCATCGTGAGGCGGCCGACCACGGCGAGACCGAGACGGGTGCCCTGAAGCGTCGCGAGGTCCGTGCAGCAGCCCGACACGCACTCCTCGGCACGGCGCAAGGCGGCGTCGGCCATCGTCAGACCGCTGTCCTCGATGGTGACGACGAGCCCCGCCGTGCGCTCCTCCACGTAGACGTGCACCTCGTCGGTGGGGGGTGAGAAGTTCGCCGCGTTGTCCATCAGTTCGGCCAGGGCGTGCATCACGCCCTCCGCCGCGTACCCGACGATCGCGGCCGTGCTCGTGCAGTGCAGCCGCACGCGCGGGTAGGCGGCGATGCGCCCCACCGCGCCGCGCAGGATGCGTTCCATGACGATCGGCTTGTTCCACTGACGGCTCGCGGTGCCGCCCATGAGGACGGCCAGCCGGTCCGCGAGCAGGCTGAGCTGCGCGGTGTGGTGGTCGACCGTCATGAGGTCGCCCAGGACCTCCTCGTCGTAACGATCCTGCATGTCCCTCAGCTGGGCGAGGATCGTGTTGGCCTGGGCCTGCACCCGGTCGACGGCCTTCACGGCGGCGGCCATGGCCGCCGCGCTGCGGCGCTCGCCGACGGCGATCTCCTCGGCGCACCGGCGCAGCAACCGGTCCAGCTGCGGGCTGCCGGGGCCCGGCACCCGGTCCAGCGCGGTGCCTGCCGACGCGCCGTCACGTACCTGCCGCACCACCGCCGGGAGAATGACGTCGGCGAGCTCCGCCGCGTCGTCCGCGGCCCGCGCCGCTCGGGCGCCCGCCTGGGCCAGCCGTCCGCGCAGCCGCTCGACCTCCGCCGCCGCCGCGGCCGCCGTTCGGCCCGAGCGGCGGGCCGTCACGGCCGCCACGCACGCCAGCACCGCGACGGCCGCACCGGCGACGACCGCGGTCCCCGCCGTCCACGGCCGGGCGGAGCCGGGCGCCGCGAGCGTCACGGCCGTGCCCAGCACGGCGGTCACCGCCAGCGCCCCGGCCCCGGCGAGGAGCCCGGGCCGCGCCGGTTCGAGCTGCTGACGGGTGGTCACTGGCACTGACATGCTCGGTCCTCGGTTGCTGGAACGACTGAACGCGCAGCGGTGTCGCGGGGACCGCGCCGTCCGCGCACGGTGCGTGCGGACGGTCGCCACCGCGACCGAACGTGACCCACGCGCCACACTGAGCAGTCATGCTAGCCACGCCGCGCGGCGGGGGGAGCGGGCTCGGGGGACGGCTCGCACCCACGAGTGACCTGGGACGGTTCGCCGCCCACCGGGAGCGGCCGCTGTGGTATCGACGCCCGTCCGCGCGCCCGCCACCGGCCCCGGCGTCGCACCGGGCGGCCCCGGACGCGAGAACCCGCCCGGTGCGACGGGGGATGCACACCGGGCGGGCACTGTTCTTCTTACCGCCCCCGACCGGTTCCACACCTGATCGGATGCGTCGAATTCCCGCCGTCTTCCGATCAGGTCAACGGTGCGGCCGTTCCGGGCCCGCTTCCGTGGACCGCGCCGCCGTCCGGGTGATGCCGGGCGGGACTCGGCCGCGACGCGCGGCCTGCGTTTGCGGTCGCCAGGACCCCGACGCAGAGTTGAAGAGGAGACGGCCGGCGGCACGGTCCGGTCACAGAGCGTCAAGGAGCGACGGATTGCGCTTCGGCCCGAGGCCCGCTCGTCGCCACGCAGGGTGACCACCTTCGGTCGTCCGTGATCTGCCCGTACTCCGCCGAGAAGAACTCTGCGCGTGCCTGCTCCCGCGGTCACCCGCCCATCACCGTCGCCAAGCGTGTCACTGGGAGAGCGAAGCAGATGAGCACCGTAGTTCCCCGAACGAAGCGCGCCCGCCACCCTCATGACGACGCGCCGGACACGGCGGGTGACCTGGAACGGCTCGCCTCACTGCCGCCCGGCCGGGAGCGCGAGCGGCTGCAGCAGGAGATCGTGCGGGCCTGGGTGCCCATGGCCTACCGGCTGGCCCATCGCTATCGCAACCGGAGCGAGAGCCTGGAGGACCTCCAGCAGGTCGCCGCGCTCGGCCTGGTCAAGGCCGTCGACCGCTACGACCCCGGGCGGGGCTGCGCCTTCGAGAGCTACGCCGTGCCGACCATCGTCGGCGAACTGCGCCGGCACTTCCGGGACAACCTGTGGGACCTCCACGTCCCCCGGCGGGTGCAGGAACTGCGCAACAAGGTCCGCGCCAGCCGACGGGAGCTGAGTCTCACCCTCGACCGGCGCAGCCCCACCATCGCCCAGATCGCCGAGCACACCGGGCTCAGCGAGGAGGACGTGCAACTGGGCATGGAGGCCCTGGAGAGCTACCGCACGCTCTCCCTGGACTCGCCCTACCCGCACGCCGAGGACGCCTTCACCCGCGCCGACACGCTGGGCGACTGCGAGCCCGGGTACGACCGCGTCATCTACCGCGAGTCGGTCAAGCCGAGGCTGCGCAAGCTCCCGGAGCGGGAACGCCGCATCCTCTACCTGCGCTTCTTCTGCGACATGTCACAGAGCCGGATCGCCGCCGAGGTCGGCATCTCGCAGATGCACGTCTCCCGCCTGATCAGCTCCACCTGCCAGCGCATCCGCCGCGAGGTCGAGGCCGAGACGACGCCGTCCGCCACGGGCGACGCGGCCCGGGGCGCCACCGGTGCCCGGCGCGGCTGACGGGAGGCCCGGGATCACTGGCCCCGCAGCCGGTCGAGTTCGCGGCGGTCCCGCTTGGTCGGCCGCCCGGCACCCCGGTCCCGCCGGGGCGCGGCCACGAACTGCTCCACGGGCGGCGGCGCGGGCGTGTTGTCGACGTAGGCCTGCACCGCGACCGGTGCCCCGACCCGCTTGCGCACCACCCGCACCACCTCGACGACGCGCTCCCGGCCCGCGTGCCACACCCGCACCTCGTCGCCGGGCTTCACCGATTGCGCCGGTTTCGCCCGCTCCCCGTTGACCTTGACGTGCCCCGCCCGGCAGGCGGTCGCCGCCAGCGACCGGGTCTTCACCAGCCG contains the following coding sequences:
- a CDS encoding sensor histidine kinase, with amino-acid sequence MSVPVTTRQQLEPARPGLLAGAGALAVTAVLGTAVTLAAPGSARPWTAGTAVVAGAAVAVLACVAAVTARRSGRTAAAAAAEVERLRGRLAQAGARAARAADDAAELADVILPAVVRQVRDGASAGTALDRVPGPGSPQLDRLLRRCAEEIAVGERRSAAAMAAAVKAVDRVQAQANTILAQLRDMQDRYDEEVLGDLMTVDHHTAQLSLLADRLAVLMGGTASRQWNKPIVMERILRGAVGRIAAYPRVRLHCTSTAAIVGYAAEGVMHALAELMDNAANFSPPTDEVHVYVEERTAGLVVTIEDSGLTMADAALRRAEECVSGCCTDLATLQGTRLGLAVVGRLTMKHRLTVSFRPSSRGGTGVVVLVPQELIAQPPLPEPAATVPAPAATPAGEWDTFPAPRRPRPPSAPSVASAPADGGGGDGADGGGLPKRQRGRTLAASPGAPAPQSGSPPPAIPPAAPAPHRRPHADAGSRFSAFRDAGRPPSSPPTGLEARAASPHHGSDRPGNHDADD
- a CDS encoding SigB/SigF/SigG family RNA polymerase sigma factor, producing MSTVVPRTKRARHPHDDAPDTAGDLERLASLPPGRERERLQQEIVRAWVPMAYRLAHRYRNRSESLEDLQQVAALGLVKAVDRYDPGRGCAFESYAVPTIVGELRRHFRDNLWDLHVPRRVQELRNKVRASRRELSLTLDRRSPTIAQIAEHTGLSEEDVQLGMEALESYRTLSLDSPYPHAEDAFTRADTLGDCEPGYDRVIYRESVKPRLRKLPERERRILYLRFFCDMSQSRIAAEVGISQMHVSRLISSTCQRIRREVEAETTPSATGDAARGATGARRG
- a CDS encoding RNA-binding S4 domain-containing protein; amino-acid sequence: MAADEGPVRVDSWIWSVRLVKTRSLAATACRAGHVKVNGERAKPAQSVKPGDEVRVWHAGRERVVEVVRVVRKRVGAPVAVQAYVDNTPAPPPVEQFVAAPRRDRGAGRPTKRDRRELDRLRGQ